Proteins encoded together in one Chitinophaga lutea window:
- a CDS encoding ABC transporter permease has translation MLRFFIRKLGYGILVLLGVVIVIFLLFNVLPADPARLTLGQRADVASLENVRRELHLDKPKSVQFLLYLNDLSPLGIHTRGELQESLNGVALFSVGGDRALVLKTPYLRRSYQGKKDVWEILMEALPGTLVLALAAMVLATVLGIALGILSAVKQNTWMDTSAVFASVIGISAPSFFTGIVLAYLFGFVLTDYTGLHMTGSLFDIDPFEGRVLNLRNLILPALTLGIRPLAIIVQLTRSAMLDVLGQDYIRTAYAKGLAGRAILYRHALRNALNPVITAITGWFAELLAGAFFVEYIFGWKGIGKVTVDALEKFDFPVVMGAVLFTAGIFVIINLLADLLYSIVDPRIRLSN, from the coding sequence ATGCTGCGTTTCTTCATACGAAAACTGGGCTACGGCATCCTCGTCCTGTTGGGCGTGGTGATCGTGATTTTCCTGCTCTTCAACGTGCTGCCCGCCGACCCGGCGCGGCTTACGCTGGGCCAGCGGGCCGATGTGGCTTCGCTGGAGAACGTGCGCAGGGAGCTGCACCTCGACAAACCGAAGAGCGTCCAGTTTCTGTTGTATCTCAATGATTTGTCGCCCCTCGGCATCCATACCCGCGGCGAGCTGCAGGAATCCCTGAATGGCGTGGCGCTTTTTTCGGTGGGGGGCGACCGTGCGCTCGTGCTGAAAACACCTTACCTGCGGCGCAGCTACCAGGGCAAAAAGGACGTCTGGGAAATACTCATGGAAGCCCTGCCCGGTACGCTGGTGCTTGCTTTGGCCGCCATGGTGCTGGCCACGGTGCTGGGGATCGCCCTCGGCATCCTGTCCGCCGTCAAACAGAATACCTGGATGGATACGAGCGCCGTGTTTGCCAGCGTGATCGGCATTTCGGCGCCCTCGTTTTTTACCGGCATCGTGCTGGCGTACCTGTTCGGCTTCGTGCTCACGGACTATACCGGGCTGCATATGACCGGCAGCCTCTTTGATATCGATCCTTTCGAGGGTCGGGTGCTCAACCTGCGGAACCTCATCCTGCCCGCCCTGACGCTGGGCATACGGCCTTTGGCCATCATCGTACAGCTTACGCGCAGCGCCATGCTCGACGTGCTGGGGCAGGACTATATCCGGACCGCCTATGCCAAGGGGCTCGCCGGGCGGGCCATTTTATACCGGCATGCGCTCCGCAATGCGCTCAATCCCGTTATTACGGCCATTACCGGCTGGTTTGCCGAGTTGCTGGCCGGGGCTTTCTTCGTGGAATATATCTTCGGGTGGAAGGGGATAGGCAAGGTGACGGTGGACGCCCTGGAGAAGTTCGATTTCCCCGTGGTGATGGGGGCGGTGCTGTTTACCGCCGGGATATTCGTGATCATCAACCTGCTGGCGGACCTCCTGTACAGCATCGTGGATCCCCGCATCCGTTTAAGCAACTGA
- a CDS encoding DUF1599 domain-containing protein encodes MSRTLEQYQAVVAQSRDVFIKKTRDYGTSWRVLRPVSIADQVFIKAQRIRNLQEVQQQKVEDDIAGEFRAIINYGIIALMQMDLPKENPYTDLPLEQVEHLYDDKARFVREVMENKNHDYGEAWRDLSQESFVDLILTKLLRIKQILRNNGQTLISEGIDANYVDIVNYAVFALILLDEKSV; translated from the coding sequence ATGAGCAGAACACTGGAGCAATATCAGGCGGTTGTGGCGCAAAGCAGGGATGTTTTTATAAAAAAGACGAGGGATTACGGCACTTCGTGGCGCGTTTTGCGCCCGGTTTCGATCGCAGACCAGGTGTTTATCAAGGCCCAGCGTATCCGCAACCTCCAGGAAGTGCAGCAGCAGAAGGTGGAGGACGATATCGCCGGTGAATTCCGGGCCATCATCAATTACGGTATCATCGCGCTGATGCAGATGGACCTGCCGAAAGAGAATCCTTATACCGACCTGCCGCTGGAGCAGGTGGAACATTTATACGACGACAAAGCCCGCTTCGTACGGGAAGTGATGGAAAATAAAAACCACGATTATGGGGAGGCCTGGCGGGATCTGAGCCAGGAGTCTTTTGTAGACCTTATTCTCACCAAACTGCTCCGCATCAAACAAATCCTGCGGAACAACGGGCAAACCCTCATTTCGGAGGGAATAGACGCCAATTATGTAGATATCGTCAACTATGCGGTTTTCGCGCTCATCCTGCTGGATGAAAAATCAGTATAA
- a CDS encoding DUF4252 domain-containing protein has product MKRITFLLIIALCTSQFALAQSTIDKFFLKYQDDPAFTVINITPKMFSMFSKLSMDDPDAKKIVSVASKLKGMRILVKEDAKDGQKLFKEAVSFLGAGLEELMTVRDKEADVKFMVREHASGNIAELVMLVGSTDEFVALTVFGDISLNELAGIAGDMKIDGFENLGKLRGDKGSKGPKGPK; this is encoded by the coding sequence ATGAAACGGATAACTTTCCTGCTCATCATCGCCCTTTGCACCAGCCAGTTTGCGCTGGCGCAGAGCACCATCGATAAATTTTTCCTGAAGTACCAGGACGATCCGGCCTTTACGGTGATCAACATCACCCCGAAGATGTTCAGCATGTTCTCGAAACTGTCGATGGACGACCCGGACGCCAAAAAGATCGTGAGCGTGGCTTCCAAACTCAAAGGCATGCGCATCCTGGTGAAGGAAGACGCCAAAGACGGGCAGAAACTGTTCAAGGAAGCCGTGTCTTTCCTCGGCGCCGGCCTTGAGGAACTGATGACGGTGCGCGACAAAGAAGCCGACGTGAAGTTCATGGTACGGGAACATGCCAGCGGCAACATCGCCGAACTGGTGATGCTCGTGGGCTCCACCGATGAATTCGTGGCCCTCACGGTATTCGGGGACATCAGCCTCAACGAACTGGCCGGCATCGCCGGAGACATGAAGATAGACGGTTTTGAAAACCTCGGCAAACTCCGGGGCGACAAAGGAAGTAAAGGCCCCAAAGGCCCTAAATGA
- the folP gene encoding dihydropteroate synthase has protein sequence MKFKNTLLHKDFTICCRGKLVDLSTPAVMGIINVTDDSFYANSRTRTLHHIVERAGQLLADGAVFLDIGAQSTRPGAEMVGAPEETERLLPAIHAILHHYPEALLSVDTFHASVAEKCILAGAAIVNDVSAGDMDPDMLAVTASLQAPYIAMHMQGTPATMQQNPQYTDVTQEVLGYFLQKLHQCREAGIKDVILDPGFGFGKTLAHNHILLQQLDLLQVAGAPILAGVSRKSMIYRLLGGTPAEALNGTTVLHTIALLNGAAILRAHDVKEAVECVRIVSYQRSL, from the coding sequence ATGAAATTCAAAAATACATTATTACATAAAGATTTCACTATCTGTTGCCGGGGAAAGTTGGTCGACCTTTCCACCCCTGCCGTGATGGGGATTATCAATGTAACGGACGATTCGTTTTACGCCAACAGCCGCACCCGCACGCTGCACCACATCGTGGAACGCGCCGGCCAGCTGCTGGCCGACGGGGCCGTGTTCCTCGACATCGGTGCCCAGAGCACCCGCCCCGGCGCCGAGATGGTGGGCGCCCCGGAAGAAACGGAACGCCTCCTGCCGGCCATCCACGCCATCCTGCACCACTACCCGGAAGCCCTCCTGTCGGTCGACACCTTTCACGCCTCCGTGGCAGAGAAGTGCATCCTGGCGGGCGCGGCCATCGTGAACGACGTCAGCGCCGGCGACATGGACCCGGATATGCTGGCCGTTACCGCTTCCCTGCAGGCCCCTTACATCGCCATGCACATGCAGGGCACCCCGGCCACCATGCAGCAGAACCCGCAGTATACCGACGTAACGCAGGAAGTGCTCGGCTACTTCCTGCAAAAACTTCACCAATGCCGCGAAGCAGGCATCAAAGACGTGATCCTCGACCCCGGCTTCGGTTTTGGTAAAACGCTGGCCCACAACCATATATTATTGCAGCAGCTGGACCTGCTGCAGGTGGCCGGTGCGCCCATCCTCGCGGGCGTATCCCGCAAGTCGATGATCTACAGGCTCCTGGGCGGCACGCCGGCGGAAGCCCTCAATGGCACCACCGTGCTGCATACCATCGCCCTGCTCAACGGCGCGGCCATCCTGCGCGCCCACGACGTGAAGGAAGCCGTGGAGTGCGTACGCATTGTTTCTTACCAGCGCTCACTATAG
- a CDS encoding DUF4252 domain-containing protein, translating to MKRILFTLAALFILSAASAQRKELRQFTNDFAEIGETHRLGLSFLPLRIVSWFVPRSAWDGDAAYIKLALKKVRSVKLYTIQLQEGQPIPAQSIALLKENLKKGGNFEPLMEMRHKGSNIFLLSDGKNDERLDNLVVLIQDDEEMTMAHLRTRLTINDVSRVINKLQEHGQATQPAVEGGSGDVAKQP from the coding sequence ATGAAACGGATACTTTTCACCCTCGCCGCCCTGTTTATCCTGAGCGCTGCTTCCGCCCAGCGCAAAGAGCTCCGCCAGTTCACCAACGATTTTGCCGAGATAGGGGAAACCCACCGCCTCGGGCTGAGTTTTCTGCCGCTGCGGATTGTGAGCTGGTTTGTGCCCAGGTCTGCCTGGGACGGAGATGCGGCTTACATCAAGTTGGCCCTTAAAAAAGTGCGCAGCGTAAAACTCTACACCATCCAGCTGCAGGAGGGGCAGCCGATCCCGGCGCAGTCCATCGCCCTGCTGAAAGAAAACCTGAAAAAAGGCGGCAATTTCGAACCGCTGATGGAGATGCGGCATAAAGGCAGCAACATCTTCCTGCTGTCCGACGGCAAAAACGATGAACGGCTCGACAACCTGGTGGTACTGATCCAGGACGACGAAGAAATGACGATGGCGCACCTGCGTACCCGCCTCACCATCAACGACGTAAGCCGCGTGATCAACAAACTCCAGGAACACGGCCAGGCGACGCAGCCGGCTGTTGAAGGAGGAAGCGGCGATGTGGCGAAGCAGCCGTAA
- the manA gene encoding mannose-6-phosphate isomerase, class I translates to MHRSNVYYLKGKVQHYAWGGYSYIPQLLGQPVTDKPAAEYWMGAHQSAPSELDTPQGPVLLNEYIASAPAGVLGAAAAEKFGELPYLFKILDVKDMLSIQVHPTKAEAEKGFRRENEAGIPLSAPNRNYKDANHKPEIMVALSEFWLLHGFLPEDKLKKVLQEVPELRSLAGTFEQDGYFGLYKKVMEMPQNEVNALLRPLAERVLPAYKAGQLQKSDPAFWTGRAIDNDPAGLERLDRGIFSIYFFNIVYAAPGEAVFQDAGIPHAYLEGQNAELMANSDNVLRGGLTPKHIDVPELLKHTRFEAVHPNILKGEPVHNGQERIYPTPAPDFVISTITLKAGDTYQHTATAPETWIVQDGEGQVNELPIRQGSSVFIPFGVPYTLTAGSGLVVFKAAIP, encoded by the coding sequence ATGCATCGCTCAAACGTATATTATCTTAAAGGAAAGGTACAACATTATGCCTGGGGAGGTTACAGTTACATTCCTCAATTGCTGGGACAGCCGGTGACCGACAAACCGGCGGCGGAATACTGGATGGGCGCTCACCAGAGTGCGCCTTCGGAACTGGATACGCCGCAGGGACCGGTTTTGCTGAATGAATATATCGCCTCCGCGCCGGCGGGCGTGCTGGGTGCAGCCGCTGCCGAAAAGTTCGGGGAACTGCCCTACCTGTTCAAGATACTGGATGTTAAAGACATGTTGTCCATCCAGGTGCATCCCACCAAAGCCGAAGCGGAAAAAGGCTTCCGGCGGGAAAATGAGGCGGGCATTCCCCTCAGCGCCCCCAACCGCAATTATAAAGATGCCAACCACAAACCGGAGATCATGGTGGCGCTCAGCGAATTCTGGCTGCTGCACGGGTTTCTGCCGGAAGACAAACTGAAAAAAGTACTGCAGGAAGTGCCCGAGCTGCGCTCCCTCGCAGGCACCTTCGAACAGGACGGTTATTTCGGCCTGTATAAAAAAGTGATGGAAATGCCGCAGAACGAAGTGAACGCCCTGCTCCGCCCCCTCGCGGAACGCGTGCTGCCCGCCTACAAAGCCGGTCAGCTGCAGAAAAGCGACCCGGCCTTCTGGACGGGCCGTGCCATCGACAACGACCCCGCCGGCCTGGAGCGGCTCGACAGGGGCATCTTCTCGATCTATTTTTTCAACATCGTATATGCGGCCCCGGGAGAAGCGGTTTTCCAGGATGCGGGCATCCCCCACGCTTACCTCGAAGGCCAGAACGCCGAACTGATGGCCAATTCGGACAACGTGCTGCGCGGCGGCCTCACCCCCAAGCACATCGATGTGCCGGAACTGCTGAAGCACACCCGCTTCGAGGCCGTGCACCCGAACATCCTGAAAGGGGAACCCGTGCATAACGGCCAGGAACGCATCTACCCCACCCCCGCACCTGATTTTGTGATCAGCACCATCACCCTGAAGGCCGGCGACACCTACCAGCATACGGCCACGGCGCCGGAAACCTGGATCGTGCAGGACGGCGAAGGCCAGGTGAACGAACTGCCGATCCGCCAGGGCTCTTCCGTGTTCATTCCCTTCGGCGTGCCCTATACGCTCACGGCCGGGTCCGGACTGGTAGTCTTTAAAGCAGCTATCCCTTAA
- the cdaA gene encoding diadenylate cyclase CdaA — MKDVYQFYGFEFRWLNVIDLLIVIFLVIQLYRLLKGSLAFNIFIGLLMVYAAYFAVRSLQMPILTNILENFINVGLIAIIIIFQPEIRKFLLVLGKKTPLSKDSFFTKLFLPDRFKSYKEEENIINELITAVGHMAASQTGALIVIATTYRVKFDTASSIAIDGNVSAKLIESIFEKNSPLHDGALIIVGNKILAAKVILPVSENPNLPTRIGMRHRSAVGITEHSDNLAIIVSEERGSVSFAKDGQLVQNVSLEELKVKLYEVLVDGI, encoded by the coding sequence ATGAAGGATGTATATCAATTTTATGGATTTGAGTTTCGCTGGCTGAATGTAATTGACCTGTTGATCGTAATTTTCCTGGTGATCCAGTTGTACCGCCTGCTGAAAGGCAGCCTCGCGTTCAACATTTTTATCGGGCTGCTGATGGTCTATGCCGCGTATTTCGCCGTGCGCTCGCTACAAATGCCCATTCTCACCAACATACTCGAGAACTTTATTAACGTAGGCCTCATTGCCATCATCATTATTTTTCAGCCCGAAATCCGGAAGTTCCTGCTGGTGCTGGGCAAAAAAACGCCGTTGAGCAAAGACAGCTTTTTCACCAAACTCTTCCTCCCCGACCGTTTCAAAAGTTACAAGGAAGAAGAAAATATCATCAATGAGCTCATTACGGCCGTGGGCCATATGGCCGCCAGCCAGACGGGCGCGCTGATCGTGATCGCCACCACCTACAGGGTGAAGTTCGACACGGCCTCCAGCATCGCCATCGACGGGAACGTGAGCGCCAAATTGATCGAAAGCATTTTTGAAAAGAACAGCCCGCTGCACGACGGGGCGCTGATCATCGTGGGCAATAAAATACTGGCCGCCAAGGTCATCCTGCCCGTATCCGAAAACCCCAACCTGCCTACCCGCATCGGTATGCGCCACCGCTCCGCCGTGGGCATTACCGAGCACAGCGACAACCTGGCCATCATCGTGTCTGAAGAACGCGGTTCCGTATCGTTTGCCAAAGACGGCCAGCTGGTGCAGAATGTGTCGCTCGAGGAACTGAAAGTGAAGCTGTATGAGGTGCTGGTAGACGGGATCTGA
- a CDS encoding BT_3928 family protein: MKPILILFRLVVGVLFIFSGLIKANDPLGLSYKMDEFFEVLHLPFLVPFSLAFSLVMNAFEIIAGFAVLLGYRMRIFSLLLLLLIIFFTFLTGFALFSGLIRECGCFGDCIKLTAEQSFWKDIILLVMIVVIFIYRKRIEPLFSSRATGIIMVLAVLFPILLQWYTLAHLPIVDCLPYKVGNNIEEKMKAPPGSTPDVYETVMIYEKDGKKQEFTVDNYPWQDSTWKYVDRKDKLIKKGNAEPAIKDFILTDFDGNRQNDAVLKETRPVYLLLVRDVSQSGYGWEDKVNALLKQAQEGKVVVFGVTSSNKSDVELFKAQHRVEMPFLQMDGTAIKTAGRSTPCLLLLNNATIKGKWHYNDIP, from the coding sequence ATGAAACCAATCCTGATTCTGTTCCGTCTGGTAGTAGGAGTACTGTTCATTTTTTCGGGCCTTATCAAAGCCAACGACCCGCTCGGCCTGAGCTACAAAATGGATGAATTTTTCGAGGTGCTGCACCTGCCTTTCCTGGTGCCGTTTTCGCTGGCCTTTTCACTGGTGATGAACGCCTTCGAGATCATCGCCGGTTTTGCCGTGCTGCTGGGGTACAGGATGCGTATCTTCTCCCTGTTATTACTGTTGCTCATCATATTCTTCACCTTCCTCACCGGCTTCGCCCTGTTCAGCGGCCTCATCCGGGAGTGCGGCTGCTTCGGCGACTGTATCAAACTGACGGCCGAGCAATCGTTCTGGAAAGATATCATCCTGCTGGTGATGATCGTCGTGATCTTCATCTATCGCAAGCGCATCGAGCCCCTGTTCTCCAGTCGCGCCACCGGTATCATCATGGTGCTGGCCGTACTGTTTCCCATACTGCTGCAATGGTACACGCTGGCGCACCTGCCTATCGTGGACTGCCTGCCGTATAAAGTAGGCAACAACATCGAGGAAAAAATGAAAGCGCCTCCCGGCTCAACGCCCGATGTGTACGAAACCGTGATGATCTACGAAAAAGACGGGAAGAAACAGGAGTTTACGGTGGACAATTACCCCTGGCAGGATTCCACCTGGAAGTACGTGGACCGGAAAGACAAACTCATCAAAAAAGGCAATGCCGAACCGGCGATCAAGGACTTCATCCTCACCGACTTCGACGGCAACCGCCAGAACGACGCCGTGCTGAAAGAAACACGTCCCGTATACCTGTTGCTTGTGCGGGATGTAAGCCAGTCCGGTTACGGTTGGGAAGACAAAGTGAACGCCCTGCTCAAACAGGCGCAGGAAGGAAAAGTGGTGGTATTCGGGGTGACCAGCTCCAATAAATCCGACGTGGAGCTGTTCAAAGCCCAGCACCGCGTTGAGATGCCGTTCCTGCAGATGGACGGTACCGCCATCAAAACCGCCGGCCGCAGCACGCCCTGCCTGCTGTTGCTCAACAACGCCACCATCAAGGGCAAATGGCACTATAACGACATCCCGTAA
- a CDS encoding DUF6580 family putative transport protein, protein MKKETLSNIILIAALIFLTTLGRLATNYMAIYNFTAIGAGALFAGVVLKEKKYAYIVPLAALVLSDIFFQLFTEIPGFYGGEMLFVYGGFVLITFMGTRIRKPKAGNIFLASIASGLIFYLVSNLGTFLFRDMYPHTFSGLLACYYAAIPFYKNELFGSFFLNTIMGNVFYTGLLFGAYSLLKPVFVKQTGNREQFA, encoded by the coding sequence ATGAAGAAAGAAACATTATCGAACATCATCCTCATAGCCGCGCTCATCTTCCTGACCACGCTCGGCCGGCTGGCGACCAATTACATGGCCATCTATAATTTCACCGCCATCGGCGCGGGCGCATTGTTCGCCGGCGTGGTGCTGAAAGAGAAAAAGTACGCATACATCGTTCCGCTGGCCGCTCTTGTGCTCAGCGACATATTCTTCCAGCTGTTCACCGAAATCCCCGGCTTCTACGGCGGCGAAATGCTGTTCGTATACGGCGGTTTCGTGCTGATCACCTTCATGGGCACCCGGATCCGCAAACCGAAAGCGGGCAATATATTCCTGGCATCCATCGCATCGGGCCTGATTTTCTACCTGGTATCGAACCTGGGCACTTTCCTGTTCCGCGACATGTACCCGCATACTTTCAGCGGCCTGCTGGCCTGCTACTATGCCGCCATTCCGTTCTACAAAAACGAACTGTTCGGCAGTTTCTTCCTGAACACCATCATGGGCAACGTATTTTATACCGGCCTCCTGTTCGGTGCCTACAGCCTGCTGAAACCCGTTTTCGTGAAACAGACCGGGAACAGGGAACAATTCGCATAA
- a CDS encoding YraN family protein, translating to MASHHDLGKKGEQLAANFLLRKHYQILHINWTSGKKEIDIIARQGGTLVFVEVKTRSTQFFGMPEEAVNGAKQELLLRAAEHYLEQYALQPDCIRFDIISVTLGVGGEEIVHFEDAF from the coding sequence ATGGCATCTCATCACGACCTGGGTAAAAAGGGAGAGCAGTTAGCCGCGAATTTCCTGTTGCGCAAACATTATCAAATATTGCATATCAACTGGACCTCCGGTAAAAAAGAAATCGACATCATCGCCCGGCAGGGCGGCACGCTCGTATTCGTGGAAGTGAAAACGCGCAGCACCCAGTTTTTCGGTATGCCGGAGGAAGCGGTGAACGGCGCCAAGCAGGAACTGCTGTTAAGGGCGGCCGAGCATTACCTCGAGCAATATGCACTGCAGCCCGACTGCATCCGTTTCGACATTATCTCCGTCACGCTGGGCGTGGGCGGGGAAGAGATCGTGCATTTCGAAGACGCTTTTTGA
- a CDS encoding DUF721 domain-containing protein: MRYKVVSMGDALKEYLNKSRFKPRLMEVRIQENWEQVVGKTIARYTESVQLFDGKLVITTTVAPLKQELNYSKDRIIRLVNDMLGEEIVKEVMIR; this comes from the coding sequence ATGCGTTACAAGGTTGTCAGCATGGGAGATGCGTTGAAGGAATACCTCAACAAAAGCCGGTTCAAACCCAGGCTGATGGAGGTTCGTATACAGGAAAACTGGGAACAGGTGGTGGGTAAAACCATTGCCCGGTACACGGAAAGCGTGCAGCTGTTTGACGGCAAACTGGTGATTACCACTACGGTAGCCCCATTAAAACAGGAGCTGAATTATTCCAAAGATCGCATCATCCGGCTGGTGAACGACATGCTGGGAGAAGAAATTGTCAAAGAAGTGATGATCCGGTAG
- a CDS encoding RNA polymerase sigma factor, with translation MSSEVFLAQIMPIRQKLFRFALRLLGNEEDAKDIIQDAFVKVWHNREKMGELQNLEAWCMRITRNLALDKLKSKKYRITDDLDRAQEVPAAHQHTPHQSTEQSDLMKRVHGLIHRLPEKYRTILQLRDIDGMSYQEIADALGVEMSEVKINLHRARKQVREQLQNLHVYGVQ, from the coding sequence ATGTCGTCAGAAGTATTCCTTGCTCAAATCATGCCTATCCGGCAGAAGCTGTTCCGCTTCGCGCTGCGGTTGCTGGGCAATGAGGAGGATGCTAAAGACATCATCCAGGATGCATTCGTGAAGGTGTGGCACAACAGGGAGAAGATGGGCGAGTTGCAGAACCTGGAAGCGTGGTGCATGCGCATCACCCGTAACCTGGCGCTGGACAAGCTCAAGAGTAAGAAGTACCGGATCACGGACGACCTGGACCGTGCGCAGGAAGTGCCGGCAGCGCACCAGCACACCCCGCATCAAAGCACGGAGCAGAGCGACCTGATGAAGCGGGTGCACGGCCTGATCCACCGTTTGCCCGAAAAGTACCGGACGATCCTGCAATTGCGTGACATAGACGGCATGAGCTACCAGGAGATTGCGGATGCGCTCGGCGTCGAAATGAGTGAAGTTAAAATAAACCTGCACCGGGCCAGAAAACAGGTGCGGGAACAATTGCAAAATTTGCATGTATATGGAGTACAGTAA